The genomic window GCCAACGGTGCCCCTGATATCGCTGAAGCGGATGCGCTCGGCGCTGTAGTCCAGCGCGCCGGCGACGCGATAGGCCGAGGTCTGCGGGATGGGCACGCCGGTCAGCGGCGTCAGCAGGCCCATATCGGGCCCGGCGAGCACCAGCTGCAGCGCCGCGCCCTGGAAATGCAGCGGGTCGCTGAGCGTGCCTTGCAGCGAGACATTGGTGGGCCCGTTATCCAGCCGCAGCTGCACCGGCCAGGGCTTCTCGGCCTCGCGCAGCGAGAGCAGCCCGCCACCCACCAGGCGTCCGGTGATGGGCTGGCCGGCATAGGTGCCCTCGGCCGTCACGACGATGCGGGATGGCTCGGCCTCCAGCGCGGGCGTGATGGCATTGGCATCGGCCGTGGCGGAACCCTGCCGGGGCGGCACGGGAGGCGCGGGCGGCGCCGGCAGCGGGAGGCCGTTCTCCGCGATCACCAGGGTGGATTCCGGCGTGGCGGCAGGGGCCTCGGCCGCTGCCTGCGGCGTGGCTTCCTCGGTCTCGATGTGGAGGCCGAAATCGGCGCGCAGCTGCGGCAGGATCACCTTGCCCTCGCCATCGCGGATGCGCACGGCGCCGATCTGCGGCTGCTGCGCCGGCTCGGACGGCTCGCCGGCATTTTCCTGGCCGTCGGTGTCGAAGATGTAGTTGGCGCTCCCGTCCGGCATAGCGCGGATATTCAGCACGGGGCGGTCGGCCTCGATCCAGGGCAGGGTCAGCGGTGCGCCACGCCACCAGTCCCAGGCATTCACGGCGGCGGCGAGCCGGTCGATGCGCGCGAAGGGCGTGGGGTCGTTGAAGCCCTCGGGGTTTCCCACCACCACGCCCTCCGCCGTGACGACGATGGTGCGGCCGAGCTTCACATGCAGATGCTCCAGCTTCACCTCCCGCCCCAGGGCGGCGGAAGCACGCGGCTCGATGATCGGGATCAGCCAGTCCCAGCGGAAGAGCGCCACGGCCAGGGCGACGAGCAGCACGGGAATGCCGAGCCAAAGCAGCCATCTGCGCGCCGCGCGTCTCGCCATCGTCGTCCTCCGTGATCTGCCGCGCTCTCCTGCGTCAACGTCGCCTGGGTGGCGGGGTTGTGCGCGGCGCCCAATGCTCAAGTCATGGTGAGGGTAGCGGCCACCACCTCCAGGCGGCGATGCGCCGCGGCAAGGTGGCACGCCTTTGTGACGCTGGGCCGCCCGCCGCGTTGAGGCTTCCGCAACCAAGGCGGAGATTCGACTATGCGCGGATGGATCGGGCGAGGGCTGGCACTGGCGATGGCCGGGGCAGCGCTGCTCTCAGGCTGCGCCTCTCCGCCGCCGCCCCCGCCGGTGCCGCAGGTCAGTGCCGAGGCTCCCCAGCGGGCGGCGCTGGTGCGCGCCGCGCTGGAGGAATGGGAACGCTGGGGACGCCCGACCGTCGACGGCTGGCCGGAAGTGCTGCCGCAGGAGCCGGCACCCGAGAACTACAGCAATGTCCTGGCCTACTGGGAGACGGTGCCCGAGGGCCCCGCCGTCATCCAGCGTCACCAGCAGACCCACGACGCCTTGATGACCGGGCTGATGGAAATGCTTCCCGTGGGCGCGCCGCAGGTCCTGCCCTCCATCTCCCTCTGGTCGCATCCGGCGTGGTCCGCGGCCTTCGTCAGCTACGTCATGCAGCGGGCGGGCGTACCGGGCTTCGTCTTCCCCCCCTCGGCGGCGCATTCCTTCTATGTCGACGCGCTGCTGGCCAACTGGTCCAGCTACCCCGAGGGCGCCGCCTTCCGCCCGCATGCCCCGCATGAATACGCGCCCCGGCCCGGCGACCTGATCTGCGCCGACCGTTCCATATCGCCGCTCTACGGCTGGGAG from Roseomonas marmotae includes these protein-coding regions:
- a CDS encoding DUF2272 domain-containing protein, encoding MRGWIGRGLALAMAGAALLSGCASPPPPPPVPQVSAEAPQRAALVRAALEEWERWGRPTVDGWPEVLPQEPAPENYSNVLAYWETVPEGPAVIQRHQQTHDALMTGLMEMLPVGAPQVLPSISLWSHPAWSAAFVSYVMQRAGVPGFVFPPSAAHSFYVDALLANWSSYPEGAAFRPHAPHEYAPRPGDLICADRSISPLYGWEERLAEPGQFRPMHCDVVVASGGGLVQAVGGNVLGAVVLRRFPADAAGRALPPPWDKPPFFVVFENRLDTTR
- a CDS encoding AsmA family protein; this translates as MARRAARRWLLWLGIPVLLVALAVALFRWDWLIPIIEPRASAALGREVKLEHLHVKLGRTIVVTAEGVVVGNPEGFNDPTPFARIDRLAAAVNAWDWWRGAPLTLPWIEADRPVLNIRAMPDGSANYIFDTDGQENAGEPSEPAQQPQIGAVRIRDGEGKVILPQLRADFGLHIETEEATPQAAAEAPAATPESTLVIAENGLPLPAPPAPPVPPRQGSATADANAITPALEAEPSRIVVTAEGTYAGQPITGRLVGGGLLSLREAEKPWPVQLRLDNGPTNVSLQGTLSDPLHFQGAALQLVLAGPDMGLLTPLTGVPIPQTSAYRVAGALDYSAERIRFSDIRGTVGRSDLGGEVAVLPRRERPDVTVNLVSERVDLDDLAGFIGEAPGDKPPAKPSGQVLPDTPVNMPKLTAADVHVKYRAGSIRGGRSQPLDNLRAEFDVVDGNVDLHPISFGIGRGQMLFTGKLSPVDGGGLRADVKAQFQRIDISKLMSAAGSEGGGTLSGRAELRSTGASLAQLLGRGDGRVTLTTSGGNLSALLVDLSGLRLANAILSALGIPSRTSLQCFIADLALKDGTLDTQSMIIDTDEAIIVGDGQVNLAREQIGYRLRTQSREFTIGALSTDIRISGSFSDPSVLPEPLELGARGGAAVGLAFINPLLAILPTIQFGTDEDSGCRALANRAGSRQRR